In Afipia sp. GAS231, a single window of DNA contains:
- a CDS encoding SDR family NAD(P)-dependent oxidoreductase, translating into MSTTTHAPRKIDPSASLHAESLGLAKSHGRLAGRRIIVVGAGQRKIIDEEPPIGNGRAMSVLFAREGAHVACIDVSKEAADNTVAQIAAEGGKAFTDVVDVSDIAAIAPAIERCAKRLGGLDGLALNVGISCGLSLPKMTAEAWDKDYAVNVRSHMLFAQKALEIMAPGGAITLTSSMASQRGNGRNPAYESSKAAQIALGRAIARAGEEKGIRCNVIAPGFIDSPMGRDASRRRADRALTVPFGRQGTGWEVAYAALFLISNESSYVNAHTLFLDAGHMGGIVRG; encoded by the coding sequence ATGTCTACCACCACGCACGCCCCCAGAAAAATCGATCCGTCCGCCTCGCTGCATGCGGAATCGCTTGGCCTTGCCAAGAGCCATGGCCGCCTCGCCGGCCGCCGCATCATCGTGGTCGGCGCCGGCCAGCGCAAAATCATCGACGAGGAGCCGCCGATCGGCAATGGCCGCGCGATGTCGGTGCTGTTCGCGCGCGAGGGCGCGCATGTCGCCTGCATCGACGTCAGCAAGGAAGCCGCCGACAACACCGTGGCGCAGATCGCGGCCGAAGGCGGCAAGGCTTTTACCGATGTGGTCGATGTCTCCGACATTGCTGCGATCGCGCCTGCGATCGAGCGCTGCGCCAAGCGACTCGGCGGTCTCGATGGCCTGGCGCTCAACGTCGGCATTTCCTGCGGCCTGTCGCTGCCGAAGATGACGGCGGAAGCCTGGGACAAGGATTACGCCGTCAACGTCCGCAGCCACATGCTGTTCGCGCAGAAGGCGCTGGAGATCATGGCACCCGGCGGCGCCATCACCCTGACCTCGTCGATGGCGAGCCAGCGCGGCAACGGCCGCAACCCGGCCTATGAATCCTCCAAGGCCGCGCAGATCGCGCTCGGCCGGGCGATTGCCCGCGCCGGCGAAGAAAAGGGCATTCGCTGCAATGTGATCGCGCCGGGCTTCATCGACAGTCCGATGGGCCGCGACGCCAGCCGACGGCGGGCCGATCGCGCGCTGACGGTGCCGTTCGGCCGCCAGGGCACCGGCTGGGAGGTCGCCTATGCTGCGTTGTTCCTGATTTCGAATGAATCATCCTACGTCAACGCGCACACACTGTTCCTCGATGCCGGCCATATGGGCGGGATCGTGCGCGGCTGA
- a CDS encoding xanthine dehydrogenase family protein molybdopterin-binding subunit, with the protein MNVVTNNKWIGQRTIRPDGVDKVTGRAAFAADTTMPGMIWGKVLRSPHPHARIKSIDTSKAEALPGVKAVVTAEDIVDFPVDKSVMLGIQDMRWMCRNVMAREKALFPGHPIAAVAATTEAIAAKACELIEVDYEVLPWSIEIDDALKPDAPILHDFVKFEGKPSNIAGRLEVKKGDIVKGFEEADVVIERSFTTRPVHQGYIEPHACLISVAADNKTTIWSSSQGQFMVRAMTAYLTGINQSDIRAIPAEIGGGFGGKTIVYLEPLATMLAKKSGRPVKMVMTREEVMRATGPTSGSKSTVKIGAKKDGTIVAGHGIFYLQAGAFPGSPIRGAVGCSFAPYDIPHVLSEGFDVLSNRSKVAAYRAPGAPIGAYAVECVLDELAEALKMDPLALRLKNAAKEGTKAAHGPVYPRIGYIETLEAARDSDHYKAPLGKFQGRGVASGYWFNAGGESSAQVNITEDGNVVVTTGHPDIGGSRAGIANICAELLGIDYRRVSVLIGDTATIGFSNLTGGSRVLFASSIVVTQSTEKVIHTLRERAAKIWDIDPEAVKWENGAAHPVSPNAGQFEPLTLKELAEKAPSMGGPIGAGVQLNTVGAEGGFGTHIADVEVDVELGIVRVIRYTAIQDVGRAVHPSYVEGQLQGGVSQGIGWALNEEYIYNKQGKVDNPGFLDYRMPVCSDLPMIDTIMVEVPNPKHPQGVKGVGEVPLIPVMSAISNAVHQALGKRFYALPMSPPKVLDVIEG; encoded by the coding sequence ATGAACGTCGTCACCAACAACAAGTGGATCGGCCAGCGCACCATCAGGCCCGATGGCGTCGACAAGGTCACCGGCCGTGCGGCGTTCGCCGCCGACACCACCATGCCCGGCATGATCTGGGGCAAGGTGCTGCGCAGCCCGCATCCGCATGCGCGGATCAAGTCGATCGACACCTCGAAGGCGGAAGCGCTGCCCGGCGTGAAAGCCGTCGTCACCGCCGAGGACATCGTCGATTTCCCGGTCGACAAGTCGGTGATGCTGGGTATCCAGGACATGCGCTGGATGTGCCGCAACGTGATGGCGCGCGAGAAGGCGCTGTTCCCGGGCCATCCCATTGCCGCCGTTGCGGCGACGACCGAAGCGATCGCGGCGAAAGCCTGCGAACTGATCGAGGTCGATTACGAAGTGCTGCCATGGTCGATCGAGATCGACGATGCGCTCAAGCCTGACGCGCCGATCCTGCATGACTTCGTGAAGTTCGAAGGCAAGCCGTCGAACATCGCAGGCCGGCTCGAAGTCAAGAAAGGCGACATCGTCAAAGGCTTCGAAGAAGCCGATGTCGTGATCGAGCGCTCCTTCACGACGCGCCCGGTGCATCAAGGCTATATCGAGCCGCATGCCTGCCTGATCTCGGTTGCCGCCGACAACAAGACCACGATCTGGAGCTCGAGCCAGGGCCAGTTCATGGTGCGAGCGATGACGGCGTATCTCACCGGCATCAACCAGAGCGACATCCGCGCCATCCCCGCCGAAATCGGCGGCGGTTTCGGCGGCAAGACCATCGTTTATCTCGAACCGCTCGCGACCATGCTCGCGAAAAAATCCGGCCGTCCGGTCAAGATGGTGATGACCCGCGAGGAAGTGATGCGGGCGACGGGGCCGACATCGGGCTCCAAGAGCACGGTGAAGATCGGCGCCAAGAAGGACGGCACCATCGTCGCCGGGCACGGCATCTTCTATCTGCAGGCCGGCGCATTTCCGGGCTCGCCGATCCGTGGTGCGGTTGGGTGCAGCTTTGCGCCCTACGATATTCCGCACGTTCTGTCGGAAGGTTTCGACGTGCTGTCGAACCGCTCCAAGGTCGCGGCCTATCGCGCGCCGGGCGCACCGATCGGCGCCTATGCCGTGGAGTGCGTGCTCGATGAGCTCGCCGAGGCGCTGAAGATGGATCCGCTGGCGCTGCGCTTGAAGAACGCGGCGAAGGAAGGCACCAAGGCCGCGCACGGCCCGGTCTATCCGCGCATCGGTTACATCGAGACGCTGGAGGCCGCGCGCGACTCCGACCATTACAAGGCGCCGCTCGGCAAGTTTCAGGGCAGGGGTGTTGCCTCCGGCTACTGGTTCAACGCCGGCGGCGAATCCTCGGCGCAGGTCAACATCACCGAGGACGGCAACGTCGTCGTCACCACAGGTCATCCCGACATCGGCGGCTCCCGCGCCGGCATCGCCAACATCTGCGCTGAGCTGCTCGGCATCGACTATCGCCGCGTCTCGGTGCTGATCGGCGACACCGCAACCATCGGCTTCTCGAACCTCACCGGCGGCAGCCGTGTGCTGTTCGCGTCCTCGATCGTGGTGACGCAATCGACCGAGAAGGTCATTCACACCTTGCGCGAACGTGCGGCAAAAATCTGGGACATCGATCCCGAAGCGGTGAAATGGGAAAACGGCGCCGCGCATCCGGTCAGCCCCAACGCCGGTCAGTTCGAACCGCTGACGCTGAAGGAGCTTGCCGAGAAGGCGCCGTCGATGGGCGGTCCGATCGGCGCTGGTGTGCAGCTCAATACGGTCGGCGCAGAGGGCGGCTTCGGCACCCACATCGCCGATGTCGAGGTCGATGTCGAACTCGGCATTGTCAGGGTGATCCGCTACACCGCGATTCAGGACGTCGGCCGCGCCGTGCATCCTTCCTACGTCGAAGGCCAGTTGCAGGGCGGCGTCAGCCAGGGCATCGGCTGGGCGCTCAACGAGGAATACATCTACAACAAGCAGGGCAAGGTCGATAATCCCGGTTTCCTCGACTACCGCATGCCGGTGTGTTCGGACCTGCCGATGATCGACACCATCATGGTCGAGGTGCCGAACCCGAAACATCCGCAGGGCGTCAAGGGCGTCGGCGAAGTGCCGCTGATCCCTGTCATGTCCGCGATCTCCAACGCCGTCCACCAGGCGCTCGGAAAGCGGTTCTACGCACTGCCGATGTCGCCGCCGAAGGTGCTTGATGTGATCGAGGGATAG
- a CDS encoding lytic murein transglycosylase, which yields MAPSPRAAACHNGLPFDRFLAELKQQAIAAGVSQRALSEAAPYLVYDQSIVNRDRGQRVFGQVFTEFARRRASDGAAQQSQARIRMYAAAFNRAEKEYGVPPAVIAAFWGLESSFGAELGNLHTLPSLVSLAYDCRRSEMFQNETIAALKIIDRGDLTASEMIGSWAGELGQTQFLPTHYFNYAVDYDGDGHRNLLRSAPDVIGSTANYIANGLKWRRGEPWLQEVRAPQNLASSFPWDQADLTIKLPRSKWAQFGVTYADGKPLPNDDMPASLLLPMGRTGPAFLAYANFAAYTEWNNSLIYSTTAGYLATRIAGAAPMRQPSAPVVQLPFNEIKELQQLLVRAGFNVGKVDGVLGQQSRIAVKTMQAKYGLPADSWPTAELLARMRSAPR from the coding sequence ATGGCGCCAAGCCCGCGCGCGGCGGCCTGTCACAACGGCCTGCCGTTCGACCGCTTCCTCGCCGAGCTCAAGCAACAGGCGATAGCCGCCGGCGTATCGCAACGCGCGCTCAGCGAGGCCGCGCCCTACCTCGTCTACGACCAGAGCATCGTCAACCGCGACCGCGGCCAGCGCGTGTTCGGCCAGGTGTTCACCGAATTCGCCAGGCGCCGGGCGTCCGACGGCGCGGCGCAACAGTCGCAGGCACGGATCCGGATGTATGCGGCGGCGTTCAATCGCGCCGAAAAGGAATATGGCGTGCCGCCGGCGGTGATCGCCGCGTTCTGGGGGCTGGAGAGCAGCTTTGGCGCCGAGCTCGGCAATCTGCATACGCTGCCGTCGCTGGTGTCGCTGGCCTATGACTGCCGCCGCTCCGAGATGTTCCAGAACGAGACCATCGCGGCGCTGAAGATCATCGATCGCGGCGACCTCACGGCCAGCGAGATGATCGGCTCGTGGGCCGGCGAACTCGGTCAGACGCAATTTTTGCCGACGCATTATTTCAACTATGCGGTGGACTATGACGGCGACGGCCATCGCAACTTGTTGCGCAGCGCGCCCGACGTGATCGGCTCGACCGCGAACTACATTGCCAACGGTTTGAAATGGCGGCGCGGCGAGCCGTGGCTGCAGGAAGTGCGCGCGCCGCAAAACTTGGCTTCCAGTTTTCCTTGGGATCAAGCCGATCTCACGATCAAATTGCCGCGCTCGAAATGGGCGCAGTTCGGCGTGACCTACGCGGATGGAAAACCGCTGCCGAACGACGACATGCCGGCCTCGCTGCTGCTGCCGATGGGCCGCACCGGGCCGGCGTTCCTCGCTTATGCGAATTTCGCGGCCTACACCGAATGGAATAATTCGCTGATCTATTCGACCACTGCGGGCTATCTCGCCACCCGCATCGCCGGCGCAGCACCAATGCGCCAGCCCTCGGCGCCGGTGGTGCAACTGCCGTTCAACGAGATCAAGGAATTGCAGCAGCTATTGGTGCGCGCCGGCTTCAATGTCGGCAAGGTCGACGGCGTGCTCGGCCAGCAGAGCCGCATTGCGGTGAAGACGATGCAGGCGAAATACGGACTGCCGGCCGATTCATGGCCGACAGCCGAATTGCTGGCACGGATGCGCAGCGCGCCGCGGTAA
- a CDS encoding PRC-barrel domain-containing protein, with protein MVTEVREQGNLIGSDKVEGTAVYGADRTKIGSIERVMIDKQSGKVSYAVLSFGGFLGIGDDHYPLPWQSLKYDTSLGGYVTGVTEAQLKGAPKYGNDNAWNWADATRTRAVNDYYGIAI; from the coding sequence ATGGTTACGGAAGTACGCGAACAAGGTAATCTGATCGGCAGCGACAAGGTCGAGGGAACCGCCGTCTATGGCGCCGACCGCACCAAGATCGGCTCGATCGAGCGTGTCATGATCGACAAGCAGAGCGGCAAGGTGTCCTACGCCGTGCTGTCGTTCGGCGGTTTTCTCGGCATCGGCGACGATCATTATCCGCTGCCGTGGCAATCGCTGAAATACGATACCTCGCTTGGCGGTTACGTCACCGGTGTGACCGAAGCGCAGCTCAAGGGCGCGCCGAAATACGGTAACGACAATGCCTGGAACTGGGCCGACGCGACCCGCACCCGCGCCGTCAACGACTACTACGGCATCGCGATCTGA
- the sbmA gene encoding peptide antibiotic transporter SbmA produces the protein MFVSFFPRPKLFFISVIVWTALAMTLWYSFASTLFGSSEQPVIGVAMFLSARELWFDLYFALAVAIFAGAWMTFSPHPWAPWSIIGSALILFSSYFQVQVSVAINGWRGPFYNLIQAALSKPGSVTTEQLYGGIQTFAGIATVGIVVAVLTSFFVSHYIFRWRTAMNDFYVVNWARLRTIEGASQRVQEDTMRFATTMESLGVNLIRAVMTLIAFLPVLVVLSRNITELPVIGSIPYSLVWAAVIWSMLGTGTLALIGIRLPRIEFFNQRVEAAYRKELVLGEDDPARAQPPKLSDLFHDVRTNYFRLYLNFMYFNVGRYVYLQTDVIFPYILLAPTLVAGKITLGLMQQILSAFAEVRSSFQYLINAWSTIVELISIYQRLRGFEARIHDEPLPSIESVPDPAGS, from the coding sequence ATGTTCGTCTCATTCTTCCCACGCCCGAAACTTTTCTTCATCTCCGTGATCGTGTGGACCGCGCTGGCGATGACACTCTGGTACAGTTTCGCCAGCACTCTGTTCGGCTCGTCCGAACAGCCAGTGATCGGCGTCGCGATGTTCCTGTCGGCGCGCGAGCTCTGGTTCGACCTTTATTTCGCGCTCGCCGTCGCCATCTTCGCGGGCGCCTGGATGACGTTTTCGCCGCATCCCTGGGCGCCATGGTCGATCATTGGCTCGGCGCTGATCCTGTTCAGCTCCTACTTCCAGGTCCAGGTCAGCGTCGCCATCAACGGCTGGCGCGGACCCTTCTATAATCTGATCCAGGCCGCGCTTTCGAAACCGGGGTCGGTCACGACCGAGCAATTGTACGGCGGCATACAGACCTTCGCGGGCATCGCTACGGTCGGCATCGTGGTCGCCGTGCTGACGAGTTTCTTCGTCAGCCACTACATCTTCCGCTGGCGGACCGCGATGAACGACTTCTACGTCGTCAACTGGGCGCGGCTTCGTACCATCGAGGGCGCCTCGCAACGGGTGCAGGAAGACACCATGCGGTTCGCCACGACAATGGAGAGCCTTGGCGTCAATTTGATCAGAGCTGTGATGACGCTCATCGCCTTCCTGCCGGTGCTGGTCGTGCTGTCGCGCAATATCACCGAGCTGCCGGTGATCGGTTCCATCCCCTATTCGCTGGTGTGGGCCGCCGTGATCTGGTCGATGCTCGGCACCGGCACGCTGGCGCTGATCGGTATTCGCCTGCCCCGGATCGAATTCTTCAACCAGCGCGTCGAAGCCGCCTACCGGAAGGAACTCGTGCTCGGCGAAGACGATCCTGCCCGCGCCCAGCCTCCGAAGTTGAGCGACCTTTTCCACGACGTCAGGACCAACTATTTCCGGCTCTATTTGAACTTCATGTACTTCAACGTCGGCCGCTACGTTTATCTGCAGACCGACGTCATCTTTCCCTACATCCTGCTCGCCCCCACCCTCGTCGCCGGAAAGATCACGCTCGGCCTGATGCAACAGATCCTGAGTGCGTTCGCGGAGGTCCGCAGCTCGTTCCAGTACCTCATCAATGCATGGAGCACGATCGTCGAACTGATCTCGATCTACCAGCGGCTGCGCGGCTTCGAGGCCAGGATCCACGACGAGCCGCTGCCCTCGATCGAATCCGTGCCGGACCCGGCTGGATCGTAG
- a CDS encoding DUF1993 family protein: MSFYDATVPAYLQVLGSLSGLLTKAEAHCTAKKIAPEVLLNSRLYPDMLPLSKQIQLASDFATRGCARVTHSEVPQTPDTEKTFEELRARLAKTADYVKSFEPTQFEGADAKDVTFPVGPEKTMTMKGQQFISNFSLPQFYFHAAIAHGLLRQAGVEVGKRDFLGAN, encoded by the coding sequence ATGTCTTTCTATGACGCCACCGTGCCGGCCTACCTGCAAGTTCTAGGCTCCCTCTCCGGCCTGCTCACCAAGGCCGAGGCGCATTGCACCGCCAAGAAAATCGCGCCCGAGGTGCTGCTCAATTCGCGGCTCTATCCCGACATGCTGCCGCTGTCCAAGCAGATCCAGCTCGCCAGCGATTTCGCCACCCGCGGCTGCGCCCGCGTCACCCATAGCGAAGTGCCGCAGACCCCCGATACCGAAAAGACCTTTGAAGAATTGCGCGCGCGGCTCGCCAAGACCGCCGACTATGTGAAGTCGTTCGAGCCCACGCAGTTCGAAGGCGCCGACGCTAAGGACGTCACCTTCCCCGTCGGTCCGGAAAAGACCATGACGATGAAGGGCCAGCAGTTCATCTCGAACTTCTCTCTGCCCCAGTTCTACTTCCACGCTGCGATTGCGCACGGCCTGTTGCGCCAAGCCGGCGTCGAAGTCGGCAAGCGCGATTTTCTCGGCGCGAATTAG
- a CDS encoding xanthine dehydrogenase family protein subunit M, with protein sequence MTELRYMAPATLDEAIGAFAAAGSAARILAGGTDLLVQMRAGMVKPGLIVDIKKIPDLTSIEQTKDGGFRVGAAVSGMELAEHESFGKVWPGVLEAVNLIGSKQVQGRASAGGNLCNGSPAGDSVPAMVAAGAVVTVQGPNGRRDIKVEDVPAGPGRTNLKPGEILVSFTLPPRPAGSSDAYLRMIPRTEMDIAVVGLGVSLTMKDGVCTAARVGLGAVAPTVLLVEDAAKALIGSKLDDAALAKAASACSAACRPIDDKRGTIVYRTKVAGVLLKRTTLIAAQRAQKI encoded by the coding sequence ATGACGGAACTCCGATACATGGCGCCAGCGACGCTGGACGAAGCGATTGGCGCTTTTGCCGCCGCAGGCAGCGCCGCGCGCATTCTGGCCGGTGGCACCGATTTGCTGGTGCAGATGCGCGCCGGCATGGTGAAGCCGGGCCTGATCGTCGACATCAAGAAAATTCCCGATCTGACTTCGATCGAGCAGACCAAGGACGGCGGGTTTCGCGTCGGCGCCGCCGTGTCAGGCATGGAGCTCGCCGAGCACGAGAGCTTTGGCAAGGTCTGGCCCGGCGTGCTGGAAGCCGTCAACCTGATCGGCTCCAAGCAGGTCCAGGGACGGGCCTCGGCCGGCGGCAATCTCTGCAACGGCTCACCGGCCGGCGACAGCGTGCCCGCGATGGTCGCGGCCGGCGCCGTCGTCACCGTGCAGGGCCCGAACGGCCGCCGCGATATCAAGGTGGAAGACGTGCCGGCCGGTCCCGGCCGTACCAATCTAAAGCCAGGCGAAATCCTCGTCAGTTTTACTTTGCCGCCGCGTCCCGCCGGCTCCAGCGACGCTTACTTGCGCATGATCCCGCGCACCGAAATGGATATCGCCGTCGTCGGCCTCGGCGTCAGCCTCACCATGAAAGACGGCGTCTGCACCGCGGCCCGCGTCGGCCTTGGCGCCGTGGCACCGACCGTGTTGCTGGTGGAAGACGCGGCGAAGGCGTTGATCGGCAGCAAGCTCGATGACGCTGCGCTCGCCAAGGCAGCCAGCGCCTGCTCCGCCGCCTGCCGTCCGATCGACGACAAGCGCGGCACCATCGTCTACCGCACCAAGGTGGCAGGTGTGCTGTTGAAGCGCACGACCCTGATTGCCGCCCAGCGCGCCCAAAAAATCTGA
- a CDS encoding (2Fe-2S)-binding protein: MAKVHVTTSINGEPMEYLCEPSDTMLDALRGPLGLTGSKEGCASGDCGACSITLDDRLVCSCLMLAVEAEGHEIRTIEGMAHGDKLHPLQQKFLESAALQCGICTSGMLIASDALLRKNPDPSEEQVRFWLAGNLCRCTGYDKIVRAVLETAAEMREAAQ; encoded by the coding sequence ATGGCCAAAGTTCACGTCACCACGTCCATCAACGGCGAGCCGATGGAATATCTGTGCGAACCGTCAGACACCATGCTCGACGCGCTGCGCGGGCCGCTCGGTCTCACCGGCTCCAAGGAAGGCTGCGCCTCCGGCGACTGCGGCGCCTGCTCGATCACGCTCGATGACCGGCTGGTTTGTTCCTGCCTGATGCTCGCGGTCGAGGCCGAAGGCCACGAGATCCGCACCATCGAGGGCATGGCGCACGGCGACAAATTGCATCCGCTGCAGCAGAAGTTTCTGGAATCGGCAGCGCTGCAATGTGGCATCTGCACCTCCGGCATGCTGATCGCGTCCGACGCGCTGTTGCGGAAAAATCCCGATCCGAGCGAGGAGCAGGTCCGCTTCTGGCTCGCCGGCAATCTTTGCCGGTGCACCGGCTATGACAAGATCGTTCGCGCGGTTCTGGAAACCGCCGCCGAAATGCGGGAGGCAGCACAATGA
- a CDS encoding serine hydrolase yields the protein MNSSAEAPHVSIQSLIPELDQLATGVLEDWKVPGATLAVVQDGKVALTRAWGVRDVERDLPMTTATQFVICSITKSFTATAMALLHNEGRLDWTKPVRDYMPEFRLHDAIATERVTVRDLLSHHSGLPRHDWVHFAGDRAPAEMLAPMRYLEPSRDLRSTWQYSNLGYNVAGLLIERLSGQSYEAFIRARLTDRLGMKVGFSLEELEAIPDAARPYMMHEDTRLPAMRLPIRTTAAGAINTSVEDLANWMRLHLGKGELDGERLLPATLVAELHAARIYISQPSEAEFGEGHYGLGFQCNSYRGDRLVRHGGGWPGWNTEMAMLPDHGIGVAVFTNRSPSEATMALTWYILDRLRGREPVDWRGRAKKRRDEFIAHIQADKDAREKARHKNTKPAHELEAYAADYEHPAYGVMSVRYQHGALQWSWRGMFAPLLHRHYETFELPEVPDRLLPDRLAITFLTDRDGNIVSLSTSLEPMVKDIVFTRLASGDCLDPAFRARCVGEFKGGATMHRVTLDDKGGLVLKPDFQPAYHLAPQQGRRFRIVELKGFVIEFRGEGTTIDELMFYQPNGTFTARRVA from the coding sequence ATGAACTCCTCTGCCGAAGCACCTCACGTATCGATCCAATCCCTGATCCCCGAACTCGATCAACTCGCCACCGGCGTTCTGGAAGACTGGAAGGTGCCGGGTGCGACGCTCGCCGTGGTGCAGGACGGCAAGGTGGCGCTGACGCGGGCCTGGGGCGTGCGCGATGTCGAGCGCGATCTGCCGATGACGACGGCGACGCAGTTCGTGATCTGCTCGATCACCAAATCCTTCACCGCGACCGCGATGGCATTGCTGCACAACGAGGGGCGGCTCGACTGGACCAAACCGGTTCGCGACTACATGCCCGAGTTTCGTTTGCACGATGCGATCGCGACCGAGCGCGTCACCGTGCGCGATCTGCTGTCGCATCATTCGGGCTTGCCGCGCCATGACTGGGTGCATTTTGCCGGCGACCGTGCGCCGGCCGAAATGCTCGCGCCAATGCGATATCTCGAGCCGAGCCGCGATCTCCGCTCCACCTGGCAATACAGCAACCTCGGCTACAACGTCGCCGGTCTCCTGATCGAGCGGCTCAGCGGGCAGAGTTACGAGGCATTTATCCGCGCCCGGCTGACCGACCGGCTCGGCATGAAGGTCGGCTTTTCCCTCGAAGAGCTCGAAGCCATCCCGGACGCTGCGCGGCCCTACATGATGCATGAGGATACGCGGCTGCCGGCGATGCGCCTGCCGATCCGCACCACCGCGGCCGGCGCGATCAACACCTCGGTCGAAGACCTTGCCAACTGGATGCGACTGCACCTCGGCAAAGGCGAACTCGATGGCGAGCGTTTGCTGCCGGCGACGCTGGTCGCCGAACTGCATGCGGCGCGCATCTACATCTCCCAGCCAAGCGAGGCCGAGTTCGGCGAAGGCCATTATGGCCTCGGCTTCCAGTGCAATTCCTATCGCGGCGACCGGCTGGTGCGGCACGGCGGCGGCTGGCCCGGCTGGAACACGGAGATGGCGATGCTGCCGGATCATGGCATCGGCGTTGCCGTCTTCACCAACCGCAGCCCGAGCGAGGCGACGATGGCCCTGACGTGGTATATCCTCGACCGGCTGCGCGGCCGCGAACCGGTCGACTGGCGCGGGCGGGCCAAGAAACGCCGCGACGAGTTCATCGCCCATATCCAGGCCGACAAGGACGCGCGCGAGAAAGCCCGCCACAAGAACACGAAGCCTGCGCACGAACTCGAAGCCTATGCCGCCGACTACGAACATCCGGCCTATGGCGTGATGTCGGTCCGCTATCAGCACGGCGCGCTGCAGTGGTCGTGGCGCGGCATGTTCGCGCCGCTGTTGCACCGTCATTACGAGACGTTCGAACTGCCCGAGGTGCCGGATCGCCTGCTGCCGGACAGGCTCGCCATCACCTTCCTGACCGATCGCGACGGCAACATCGTCAGTCTCTCGACCTCGCTCGAGCCGATGGTCAAGGATATCGTGTTCACGCGCCTGGCCTCCGGCGACTGCCTGGATCCGGCCTTCCGTGCGCGTTGCGTCGGCGAGTTCAAGGGCGGCGCGACCATGCATCGCGTGACGCTCGATGACAAAGGTGGACTGGTGCTGAAGCCCGACTTCCAGCCGGCCTATCACCTCGCGCCCCAGCAGGGCCGGCGCTTCCGTATTGTCGAGCTTAAAGGCTTTGTCATCGAATTCCGCGGCGAGGGGACGACGATCGATGAATTGATGTTCTATCAGCCGAACGGGACCTTCACGGCACGGCGCGTGGCGTAG